One Polaribacter sp. KT25b DNA segment encodes these proteins:
- a CDS encoding DUF2971 domain-containing protein: MIELDEIDRIIRKDLLKVLNTNIVYHYSNFEIGVEKIILNNNLKFSSPNEFNDPFDCNEDLLKLRITKESAIKQIKDSKQKLTRNERTRLIKKITNPNTISSQMKETKKDYKLACFSEKSDETLMWSHYSDKHRGICIGFSFPHQYPGKFILCPIKYLEKIEKLDGESEATKVILYWLTTKSERWSYEKEIRAITQSKNTNSYGLIEFERKYVSEIIFGCMVPENDINQTMKKINLNYGENNIIFNKMRINSDTFLLEKITISA, translated from the coding sequence ATGATCGAATTAGACGAAATAGATAGAATAATAAGAAAAGATCTTCTCAAAGTTCTGAATACTAATATTGTATATCATTATTCAAATTTTGAAATTGGAGTAGAAAAAATAATTTTAAATAATAATCTAAAATTTTCTAGTCCGAATGAATTTAATGACCCTTTTGATTGTAATGAAGATTTGTTAAAATTAAGAATCACTAAAGAGTCTGCTATAAAACAAATTAAAGATTCAAAGCAAAAATTAACTAGAAATGAAAGAACAAGGCTAATTAAAAAAATAACTAATCCCAATACAATATCTTCTCAGATGAAAGAAACGAAAAAGGATTACAAATTAGCTTGTTTCTCAGAAAAGTCAGATGAAACCCTAATGTGGTCTCATTATTCCGATAAACATAGAGGAATTTGTATTGGTTTTAGTTTCCCTCATCAATATCCAGGGAAATTTATTCTTTGCCCAATAAAATATCTGGAAAAAATCGAGAAACTAGATGGAGAATCGGAAGCCACAAAAGTTATTTTATATTGGTTAACAACAAAGTCGGAAAGGTGGAGTTATGAAAAAGAGATTAGAGCTATTACTCAAAGTAAGAATACTAATTCATACGGACTTATAGAATTTGAAAGAAAATATGTTTCAGAAATAATATTTGGTTGTATGGTACCTGAAAATGATATAAACCAAACTATGAAAAAAATAAATTTAAATTATGGTGAAAATAATATTATCTTTAATAAAATGAGAATTAATTCAGATACATTTTTATTGGAAAAAATAACCATCAGTGCCTAA
- a CDS encoding peptidylprolyl isomerase, whose product MKIFFKIVFLVFIISFYHCDNNKVGKENSVEIEKRKTALEKKIIKPWDSLNNENTEAFLTEYGKQNTETKVIIKTEFGNIKLLLYNDVPIHRANFIFLTKIKYFNTTVIYRVAKNFVIQGGNSDNMYTQKQRRKYGNYLLKPEFRKNRKHKYGALAAARYWENNPNKLSSPFEFYMVHDRNGAHHLNNEHTVFGEVISGFDTMDKISKVKVGADEWPIKDIKMTIEILE is encoded by the coding sequence GTGAAAATTTTCTTTAAAATAGTATTCCTCGTATTTATAATTTCCTTTTATCACTGTGATAATAATAAAGTTGGAAAAGAAAATTCTGTTGAAATTGAAAAGAGAAAAACTGCTCTAGAAAAAAAAATAATAAAACCTTGGGACAGTTTAAATAATGAAAACACAGAAGCTTTTTTAACTGAATATGGTAAACAAAACACAGAAACAAAAGTTATAATAAAAACAGAATTTGGTAATATTAAACTACTATTATATAATGATGTTCCTATACACAGAGCTAATTTTATATTTCTAACAAAAATTAAATATTTTAATACAACTGTTATTTATAGAGTTGCCAAAAACTTTGTAATTCAAGGAGGTAATTCTGATAATATGTACACGCAAAAACAACGAAGAAAATACGGTAATTATTTATTAAAACCAGAATTTAGAAAAAATAGAAAACATAAATATGGTGCGTTAGCAGCTGCAAGATATTGGGAAAACAATCCTAATAAATTATCAAGTCCGTTTGAGTTTTATATGGTTCATGATAGAAATGGCGCTCATCATTTAAATAATGAACATACTGTTTTTGGCGAAGTTATTTCTGGTTTTGATACAATGGATAAAATTTCTAAAGTTAAAGTTGGTGCAGATGAATGGCCTATCAAAGACATAAAAATGACGATAGAAATTCTAGAATAA
- the kdsB gene encoding 3-deoxy-manno-octulosonate cytidylyltransferase → MKIIAMIPARYSASRFPGKLMKDLGGKPVILRTYEAALNANLFDEVYIVTDSDVIFKTINSVGGKAIMSKKEHECGSDRIAEAVENIDADIVINVQGDEPFIDEVSLSKLIDVFKKDSKKEIDLASLKVQITNKEDIENPNNVKVITDVNNLAIYFSRSVIPFHRDLNVDVKYYKHKGVYAFRKQALIDFYHTPITPLEASEKIEAIRYQEIGKKIKMVETDVEAVGIDTPEDLEKAIKYLNK, encoded by the coding sequence ATGAAAATAATTGCCATGATTCCTGCACGTTACAGTGCAAGCCGTTTTCCAGGAAAGTTGATGAAAGATTTAGGAGGAAAACCTGTAATTTTAAGAACGTACGAAGCTGCCTTAAACGCTAATTTGTTTGATGAAGTATATATCGTTACAGATTCTGATGTTATTTTTAAAACGATAAATAGCGTTGGCGGAAAAGCAATTATGAGTAAAAAAGAACACGAATGTGGTTCTGATAGAATTGCCGAAGCTGTAGAAAATATTGATGCAGATATTGTTATAAATGTACAAGGAGATGAACCTTTTATAGATGAAGTTTCACTTTCTAAATTAATTGATGTTTTTAAAAAAGATAGTAAAAAAGAAATTGATTTAGCTTCTTTAAAAGTGCAAATTACAAACAAAGAAGATATTGAAAACCCTAATAATGTTAAGGTAATTACGGATGTAAATAACTTGGCAATTTATTTTTCTAGAAGTGTAATTCCTTTTCATAGAGATCTAAATGTTGATGTAAAATATTACAAACATAAAGGTGTGTATGCGTTTAGAAAACAAGCTTTAATCGATTTTTATCATACACCAATTACGCCTTTAGAAGCATCAGAAAAAATTGAAGCAATTAGATATCAAGAAATTGGTAAAAAAATTAAAATGGTAGAAACAGATGTTGAAGCTGTTGGAATTGATACACCAGAAGATTTAGAAAAAGCGATTAAATATTTAAACAAATAA
- the idi gene encoding isopentenyl-diphosphate Delta-isomerase, translated as MEELVILVDKNDNQIGEMPKMEAHEKAVLHRAFSVFIFNIKGELMLQQRAAHKYHSPLLWTNTCCSHQRSGESNIEAGERRLQEEMGFTASLNEVFSFIYKAPFDNGLTEHELDHVLIGYFDDEPNINKDEVEAYKWMQLDDVKSDIEKNPIIYTEWFKIIFKESYDKIKNYKI; from the coding sequence ATGGAGGAACTAGTGATTTTAGTTGATAAGAACGACAATCAAATAGGCGAAATGCCTAAAATGGAAGCGCATGAAAAAGCTGTTTTACACAGAGCTTTTTCGGTATTTATTTTTAATATTAAAGGTGAGTTAATGTTGCAACAAAGAGCAGCACACAAATATCATTCGCCTTTATTATGGACAAATACTTGTTGTTCTCATCAAAGAAGCGGAGAAAGTAATATTGAAGCTGGAGAAAGAAGATTACAAGAAGAAATGGGTTTTACAGCAAGTTTAAACGAAGTTTTTTCATTTATTTACAAAGCCCCTTTTGATAATGGCTTAACAGAGCACGAATTAGATCATGTATTAATTGGCTATTTTGATGACGAACCTAATATCAATAAAGATGAAGTTGAAGCTTATAAATGGATGCAATTAGATGATGTAAAATCGGATATCGAGAAAAATCCTATAATTTATACTGAATGGTTCAAAATAATTTTTAAGGAATCTTATGATAAAATCAAGAATTACAAAATATAA
- a CDS encoding IS3 family transposase, producing the protein MSKQAFYKRCKEQEIKQINYDKLIVMILDYRKKVGMRTGGIKLYDELKSDFIKQNIKMGRDKFYDFLRLHNLLVPKLKNYVTTTDSNHQFRKYKNLIKDQVPNRPEQLWVTDITYIKTENGHNYLAIVTDAYSKQIMGYKLDNNMKTSLCTEALAMAIKNRKYPNEKLIHHSDRGFQYCNPKYTAFAEENGMIMSMTEQYDPYENAIAERINRTLKYEYGLRNCIKNTAIAQEITKQAVDIYNNLRKHFSLDLRNPADVHLNPNIKYKSYRKNKVNLPELKI; encoded by the coding sequence ATTAGTAAACAAGCCTTCTACAAAAGATGTAAAGAGCAAGAAATCAAACAAATAAATTATGATAAACTTATTGTAATGATACTAGATTATCGCAAAAAAGTAGGCATGAGAACTGGTGGTATTAAGCTGTATGATGAACTAAAATCTGACTTCATAAAACAAAACATAAAGATGGGAAGAGATAAATTTTACGACTTTTTAAGGCTCCATAATTTGCTCGTCCCTAAGCTTAAAAATTACGTGACAACAACAGATTCGAATCATCAATTTAGAAAATATAAAAACCTGATTAAAGACCAAGTGCCTAATAGACCAGAACAACTCTGGGTAACCGATATAACATACATTAAAACAGAAAATGGACACAATTATCTAGCAATCGTAACAGATGCTTATTCCAAGCAAATTATGGGCTATAAATTAGATAACAACATGAAAACATCTCTTTGTACAGAAGCTCTTGCTATGGCTATTAAAAACAGAAAATATCCTAATGAAAAACTAATTCATCATTCCGATAGAGGTTTTCAATACTGTAATCCTAAATACACAGCATTTGCCGAAGAAAATGGAATGATAATGAGTATGACAGAACAATATGATCCTTACGAAAATGCAATCGCTGAGAGAATTAATAGAACTTTAAAATATGAATATGGACTTAGAAACTGTATTAAAAACACTGCTATTGCTCAAGAAATCACAAAACAAGCTGTAGATATATACAATAATTTGAGAAAGCATTTTAGCCTAGATTTAAGAAATCCTGCTGACGTACATTTAAATCCTAACATCAAATACAAATCATATCGAAAAAATAAAGTAAATTTACCTGAACTTAAAATTTAA
- a CDS encoding helix-turn-helix domain-containing protein — protein MKTQNEHCRKKTYEKVTLELKLLVVDQIQNGQISTNFASKKYDIPRTTIGYWIKKYSTLVQQNTGMSKINEIKKLKERIEALEFIKDFQQDIIADMEIITGVDLSKKSLPKTLVKEIELKKKNRLKESGSMNVLGLVNKPSTKDVKSKKSNK, from the coding sequence ATGAAAACACAAAATGAACACTGCCGAAAAAAAACTTACGAAAAAGTAACTTTAGAGCTTAAATTATTAGTCGTTGACCAAATTCAAAATGGTCAGATCTCAACCAACTTCGCTTCTAAAAAATATGACATTCCTAGAACTACCATTGGCTATTGGATTAAAAAATATAGTACTTTAGTGCAACAAAATACAGGAATGAGCAAAATAAACGAAATAAAAAAATTAAAGGAACGTATTGAAGCCCTTGAGTTTATCAAAGACTTTCAGCAAGATATTATTGCCGATATGGAAATCATTACAGGAGTCGATTTATCAAAAAAGTCGCTGCCCAAAACATTAGTAAAAGAGATAGAGCTAAAAAAGAAAAACCGTTTAAAAGAAAGTGGTTCTATGAATGTTTTGGGATTAGTAAACAAGCCTTCTACAAAAGATGTAAAGAGCAAGAAATCAAACAAATAA
- a CDS encoding type I phosphomannose isomerase catalytic subunit: MKINQLIKFKPILKDKIWGGEKLATLLNKKSTRKDIGESWEISDVEGDTSIVTNGKLKGKNLKELISEYKSDLVGDKIYTHFGEKFPLLIKFIDAKEALSIQLHPNDKLSQERHNSFGKTEMWYVMQADEKANLIVGFQKEVTSEEYLKHLENKSLLDILNVDEVQKGDVYFIPTGRVHAIGAGVLLAEIQQTSDITYRIYDWDRPNPDGTFRDLHTEEAIDAIDYSVIDSYKTVYSEKENAASEIVSCQYFTTNVLPIKGEISINHQEKDSFVIYMCVEGSVEFQYENQTEKLQTGETILVPACIKNIKISSEGKSELLEVYIK, encoded by the coding sequence ATGAAAATAAATCAGTTAATAAAATTTAAACCTATTTTAAAGGATAAAATTTGGGGAGGAGAAAAATTAGCAACTTTATTAAATAAAAAATCAACAAGAAAAGATATTGGCGAAAGCTGGGAAATTTCTGATGTTGAAGGAGATACATCTATTGTTACAAATGGAAAATTAAAAGGAAAAAATTTAAAAGAACTAATTTCTGAGTACAAATCTGATTTAGTTGGCGATAAAATTTATACTCATTTTGGAGAGAAATTCCCGCTTTTAATTAAATTTATTGATGCAAAAGAAGCGTTAAGTATACAATTACATCCAAATGATAAATTGTCACAAGAACGCCATAATTCCTTCGGGAAAACAGAAATGTGGTATGTAATGCAAGCCGACGAAAAAGCGAATTTAATTGTTGGTTTTCAAAAAGAAGTTACATCAGAAGAGTATTTAAAACATTTAGAAAATAAATCGTTATTAGATATTTTAAATGTTGATGAAGTACAAAAAGGCGATGTTTATTTTATTCCAACAGGTAGAGTTCATGCAATTGGTGCAGGCGTTTTGTTGGCAGAAATTCAGCAAACATCAGATATTACTTATAGAATTTATGATTGGGACAGGCCAAATCCTGATGGAACTTTTAGAGATTTACACACAGAAGAAGCAATTGATGCCATCGATTATTCTGTAATAGATTCTTACAAAACAGTGTATTCAGAAAAAGAAAATGCAGCATCAGAGATTGTTTCTTGTCAGTATTTTACAACCAATGTTTTGCCAATTAAAGGCGAGATTTCTATCAACCATCAAGAAAAAGATAGTTTTGTAATTTATATGTGTGTAGAAGGTAGTGTTGAATTTCAGTATGAAAATCAAACCGAAAAATTACAAACAGGAGAAACTATTTTAGTTCCTGCGTGTATCAAAAACATTAAAATTAGTTCTGAAGGAAAATCAGAATTATTAGAAGTTTACATCAAATAG
- a CDS encoding HAD family hydrolase: MNSKIKVIAFDADDTLWVNETYFRDAEKEFAQILSGYETENKIDQELFKTEIKNLSIYGYGIKGFVLSMVECALELSNYQLEQKSFEKILNIGKEMLEKPIELLDGIEEVLQSLQGKYKLVVATKGDLLDQERKLEKSNLLNYFHHIEVMSDKKEKDYHKLIKHLDIDPSEFLMIGNSLKSDVLPLVAIGSSAIHVPFHTTWAHEKVSKEKESKTNYVTVLNIKQVLSYL; encoded by the coding sequence ATGAATTCTAAAATTAAAGTAATTGCATTTGATGCAGATGATACTTTGTGGGTAAATGAAACTTATTTTAGAGACGCAGAAAAAGAATTTGCACAAATTTTATCTGGGTATGAAACCGAAAATAAAATAGATCAAGAGCTCTTTAAAACCGAAATTAAAAATTTATCAATTTATGGTTACGGAATTAAAGGTTTTGTGCTGTCTATGGTAGAATGTGCTTTGGAACTTTCTAATTATCAATTAGAACAAAAATCGTTTGAAAAGATTTTAAATATTGGTAAAGAAATGTTAGAAAAACCAATAGAATTATTAGACGGAATAGAGGAAGTATTACAATCTTTACAAGGTAAATATAAGTTGGTTGTTGCCACAAAAGGCGATTTGTTAGACCAAGAACGCAAGCTAGAAAAGTCAAACTTACTTAACTATTTTCATCATATAGAAGTAATGAGTGATAAAAAAGAGAAAGATTATCATAAATTAATAAAACATTTAGATATTGATCCATCAGAATTTTTAATGATTGGAAACTCTTTAAAATCTGATGTTTTACCTTTGGTAGCAATTGGTTCATCTGCAATTCATGTTCCTTTTCATACAACTTGGGCACACGAAAAAGTGTCAAAAGAAAAAGAATCTAAAACAAACTATGTTACTGTTCTAAATATTAAGCAAGTATTGTCTTATTTATAA
- a CDS encoding 6-carboxytetrahydropterin synthase, whose product MPKVTVHRKAHFNAAHRLYRKDWSDEKNFEVFSKCSNPNFHGHNYELIVSLTGVIDKETGYVFDLGILSNLIKEYIENNFDHKNLNLEVEEFKNLNPTAENIAVVIYDKLRKHLPNHLELEITLYETPRNFVTYSG is encoded by the coding sequence ATGCCCAAAGTTACTGTTCATAGAAAAGCACATTTTAATGCAGCTCACAGATTATATAGAAAAGATTGGTCTGATGAAAAAAACTTTGAAGTTTTTAGTAAATGTAGCAACCCAAATTTTCATGGTCATAATTACGAATTAATAGTTTCTTTAACAGGAGTTATTGATAAAGAAACTGGTTACGTTTTCGATTTAGGTATTTTAAGTAACTTAATTAAAGAGTATATCGAAAACAATTTTGATCATAAAAATTTAAACTTAGAAGTCGAAGAATTTAAAAATTTAAATCCAACTGCAGAAAATATAGCTGTTGTTATTTATGATAAATTAAGAAAACATTTACCCAACCATTTAGAGTTAGAAATTACTTTGTACGAAACACCTAGAAATTTTGTAACCTATTCTGGGTAG